The DNA segment TATTGCGGGCGTAGTTTAGTGGTAAAACTTTAGCCTTCCAAGCTAATAATGCGGGTTCGATTCCCGCCGCCCGCTTAAATAAAAACCCCTGTAAGTTAACTCTTGTAGGGGTTTTTTAACAAATTGAAAAACTAAAATACAAGTCAGAGATTTTGGCGAGGAAAAACAATGAGTACGCTAGTCAAATCCATCACCTTAGAAGAATTTCTGGAACTCCCCGAAACCAAACCCGCTTCCGAATATATTGACGGAAAAATTAGTCAAAAACCCATGCCTCAAGGAGAACATAGCCTATTACAAGTAGAAATCTGTGAAGCAATTAACAGGACGGCTAAACCTCAAAAAATTGCCCTTGCTTTCCCCGAACTGCGTTGTGTTTTTGATGGTGCTGCCATAGTTCCTGATATTGCGGTATTTCGTTGGGAACGCATTCCCCGTCAAGCATCCGGCAGAATAGCCAACCGCTTTCAAACTCATCCCGACTGGGCAATAGAAATCCTTTCCCCAGACCAAAGCCAAGCCAAAGTTCTCCGTAACCTGCTGCACTGTTCCCAAAATGGCACAGAATTAGGCTGGTTAATTTTTCCAGAAGAAGCCAGCATTTTAAGCATATTCCCAAATCAACGAGTTGAAATGCTCACAGGTGCAGACTCGTTACCCATTCTCAGCAACATAGATTTATCCCTAACAGTTGAGCAAGTTTTTAGCTGGCTAACGCTTTAGTTGTAACTGCTATAGGACATAAATACTAAATCAAGACTCACACTTTATACCAAAATGAGTACAAGTTTTTTCATAATTTAGTTGACAACCTCAATGAATACGCTTTAGCATTCAATTAAAGGCTAATTCACATTTGCAAATCGCCTCAAGTCAAGTTTAATTGATTATCAGAATATCCTATCCAGAGTATCCATGTAACCTTGTCATGATTAACAACATTGTTATTGATGAAAAACTTATAGATGATGCTATTAAAGCAACTGGAATTAAAACTCAAAGAGAAGTTATAGAACTTGGACTGAAAACACTGATTAAACTAAAACAACAAGAAAAAATTAAAACTTATAGAGGCAATTTAAAATGGGAAGGCGACCTTGAAGAAATAAGAACAAATCAATGATTCTTGTAGATTCAAGCGTCTGGATAGACTATTTCAATGGCAGGGAAACCCCAGAAGCAAATCATTCATGTCAACTTCAGC comes from the Nodularia sp. NIES-3585 genome and includes:
- a CDS encoding type II toxin-antitoxin system VapB family antitoxin; protein product: MINNIVIDEKLIDDAIKATGIKTQREVIELGLKTLIKLKQQEKIKTYRGNLKWEGDLEEIRTNQ
- a CDS encoding Uma2 family endonuclease codes for the protein MSTLVKSITLEEFLELPETKPASEYIDGKISQKPMPQGEHSLLQVEICEAINRTAKPQKIALAFPELRCVFDGAAIVPDIAVFRWERIPRQASGRIANRFQTHPDWAIEILSPDQSQAKVLRNLLHCSQNGTELGWLIFPEEASILSIFPNQRVEMLTGADSLPILSNIDLSLTVEQVFSWLTL